Proteins encoded together in one Cicer arietinum cultivar CDC Frontier isolate Library 1 chromosome 4, Cicar.CDCFrontier_v2.0, whole genome shotgun sequence window:
- the LOC113784330 gene encoding uncharacterized protein isoform X1, which translates to MRDFREMNACVFGRLQVTVMDHRVVSRDWMVHFILTRIIELCWYVINCIVLVRDRLHLACRSFTYFALSTASLCKTSSLRGKGSKSSEVSAFNMQPQMEKMMWSHMELSYMHIQQITNTLLVKVHQVLARARFLLCLIVVAIVVEKAIIEKLGFCPEMTPKFVLPTATLTKETSLNFPDRHSPIAWIYDSISSRATYTRRVVRKSKRVGEVFLVELTHERINCHVPSGLVLGANGAWEDAKDALVRGETKATMGL; encoded by the exons ATGAGAGATTTTAGAGAGATGAACGCTTGTGTTTTTGGACGATTgcaag TGACAGTGATGGACCATAGGGTGGTATCACGTGATTGGATGGTTCATTTTATCCTCACTAGGATTATTGAGTTGTGTTGGTATGTGATAAACTGCATTGTGTTGGTTCGTGATAGACTGCACCTCG CATGTAGGTCCTTCACATACTTTGCTCTTTCTACGGCATCCCTATGCAAAACATCATCGTTAAGAGGTAAAGGAAGCAAATCAAGTGAAGTTAGTGCATTCAATATGCAACCTCAAATGGAGAAAATGATGTGGTCCCATATGGAACTCAGTTATATGCACATTCAACAAATTACAAACACTCTTCTTGTGAAAGTGCATCAG GTGTTGGCACGAGCGAgatttttgttgtgtttgattgtggtagCAATAGTTGTTGAAAAAGCTATAATTGAG AAATTGGGCTTTTGCCCTGAGATGACACCCAAGTTCGTTTTACCGACTGCTACCTTGACAAAGGAAACGTCGTTAAACTTCCCTGACCGACATTCACCGATTGCTTGGATATACGACTccatctcaagcagggctacATATACGAGGAGAGTGGTGAGGAAAAGTAAGAGAGTTGGAGAAGTATTTCTCGTAGAGCTCACTCACGAGAGGATCAATTGTCATGTACCCTCAGGATTGGTACTTGGGGCGAATGGAGCATGGGAAGATGCAAAGGATGCTTTAGTTAGAGGTGAAACGAAGGCTACCATGGGTCTGTGA
- the LOC113784330 gene encoding uncharacterized protein isoform X2 has product MRDFREMNACVFGRLQACRSFTYFALSTASLCKTSSLRGKGSKSSEVSAFNMQPQMEKMMWSHMELSYMHIQQITNTLLVKVHQVLARARFLLCLIVVAIVVEKAIIEKLGFCPEMTPKFVLPTATLTKETSLNFPDRHSPIAWIYDSISSRATYTRRVVRKSKRVGEVFLVELTHERINCHVPSGLVLGANGAWEDAKDALVRGETKATMGL; this is encoded by the exons ATGAGAGATTTTAGAGAGATGAACGCTTGTGTTTTTGGACGATTgcaag CATGTAGGTCCTTCACATACTTTGCTCTTTCTACGGCATCCCTATGCAAAACATCATCGTTAAGAGGTAAAGGAAGCAAATCAAGTGAAGTTAGTGCATTCAATATGCAACCTCAAATGGAGAAAATGATGTGGTCCCATATGGAACTCAGTTATATGCACATTCAACAAATTACAAACACTCTTCTTGTGAAAGTGCATCAG GTGTTGGCACGAGCGAgatttttgttgtgtttgattgtggtagCAATAGTTGTTGAAAAAGCTATAATTGAG AAATTGGGCTTTTGCCCTGAGATGACACCCAAGTTCGTTTTACCGACTGCTACCTTGACAAAGGAAACGTCGTTAAACTTCCCTGACCGACATTCACCGATTGCTTGGATATACGACTccatctcaagcagggctacATATACGAGGAGAGTGGTGAGGAAAAGTAAGAGAGTTGGAGAAGTATTTCTCGTAGAGCTCACTCACGAGAGGATCAATTGTCATGTACCCTCAGGATTGGTACTTGGGGCGAATGGAGCATGGGAAGATGCAAAGGATGCTTTAGTTAGAGGTGAAACGAAGGCTACCATGGGTCTGTGA